In Micropterus dolomieu isolate WLL.071019.BEF.003 ecotype Adirondacks unplaced genomic scaffold, ASM2129224v1 contig_14703, whole genome shotgun sequence, the sequence ATGCATATAATtagattttaaatgattttctgCTGAGAGAAACATCTTCTAGGTGCCTTTATTCTCTATTAACTTCATAATTTAACctcatctgtctctgtgaaATACAGTCCTTTATTGATATGAAggcaagtcagttttatttatcaaGTGCAAAATCACAAACTTGTCTCAGAaagctttacaatctgtacatcATGTGGACTCTCTGTCCTCAGACCCTCTGTTTCTGACAGAAATTACTCAATACAAGTTGAATCTGGTGGTCAGACTGGTCTGGAAACAGTTTAGTTGTTCATGTGTGAATGCTggtcaaactgtttatttagcGGGACAACATGCAGAGGACAATATTTGACATCCTGCTCTCATATTAGttgacttcttcttcaggtccTTTTCTCAGACAGTGAAAGAATCCTGGAGACAGTTGACACAGATGAGTTTCagcctgtttctctctcacactgACAAACTGAGGAACACTGCTTCATGTTGAACAGAAGTTAGGACTCATGTTGGATAGAAAATCACTCTGACTGTGTTTCTTCCTCCAGGGTGGACCATGGTGGAGAGCAGAGGTTAAAACCTGGTCtgaggaagtgtaagtgtgGATTCAATCTGACTCATGATGACAAAACAGCACACAGTCAGTTTCTCTTAATACAAAGTTGATAGTTGtggtatttattcattcaaacaTTACTGACTAAATACATCATCATTAAACTTTATAGAAATGAACAACAtcagcacacaaacaaagaataaaCCTTCAGATGTGTCTGATGataaactgctgctgtgttgtgtctcgttctctccatcagatttctgtgaactcacactggacacaaacacagcccaCAGAAACCTCAAACTGTCTGAAAACAACAGGAAGGTGACACGGGTGAGAGAGAAGCAGCcatatcctgatcatccagaGAGATTTGACTTCTGGCCTCAGCTGCTGTGTAGAGATGGTCTGACTggtcgctgttactgggaggtcgagtggagaggaggagtttATATATCAGTGACTtacagaagaatcagaaggagaggagacagtaGAGACTGTGGGTTTGGATGGAATGatcagtcctggagtctgagCTGCTCTGATGGTCGTTActctgtctgtcacaataaCAGAGAAACggtcctccctctcttctcctcctcctcctcctcctcctcctcctcctcctcctcctctaacagagtagcagtgtatgtggactgccctgctggcactctgtccttctacagagtctcctctgacacactgatccaccttcacaccttcaacaccacattcactgaacctctttatcctggATTTAGGTCCTGGTCCTCTggttcctcagtgtctctgtgttctgtgtaggAGGGAAACAACTTCCAGTCCTGTGGTTTAAATGTTGGTGGTGGACGAGGCTTCACTTTGGTTAACATCTGGCTCAGTGATTGTGCctttaatgtcagaaatgtgttttcttagaAATGGTGAAATGATCTCAGGGCTGAACTTGTTGTGTACAAACTGTGTTGACTTTgattttcactttaataaagTTTTCTTGGAGCAGCATCTAGTAGCTGCTGATGGCTGCAGAGCTTCTCATTCACTTCAATAAAggtttgaaaacaaaaactcaacaaatAGTCTTGATTTATTCTGTTACTCAAGTACATTTCTTTTCCTGCTGAGTTTGATCCTCACAAAGGCTAAATCAAAAGATAAGTCAGGCAGGAAGGAAGTGAAGCCTTgaaggtttattattattatctgaaaaatatagagatatatataataggatttagttttttctctcaatattattttaattattgctgCTCTctcaccaaactccattcagaaaaacaCCAATTTAGTAGATCTTCCTTTTATCAACAAAGGCCAAAGCTTTTTTAAACTTGCTATTTAAACTTAACTATTCATTAGAGGCAAGGCTTCATTTCGGCGCAGACCAAATGTAccaaacattatttatttaagaaggTTTTCAATGTGGAAATCTAACCGCGAGACTTGACGTTAACTTCaacaacattcattaaaatCAGATGCTTATTGGTGGATTCTAGAAATTCTGAGTTAATAATTTAActgattaattaaattaaataactggTATTTGGCTTGTTTTGGCCTTTGCtaacaaagtgttttaaaagTGCTTAATTTTTGAATGGAGTTCTACTTGACGTTCCTCTGGGGCCAGATATGCATCAGCTGGTCCTTCTGTTATTATTGGTTCTGCTGGGTTTGATAGCTTGAGTTCTTGGGGGAAGAGTTTTGTCTTTAAGGCTGAAACCTGAAACATCTGGATGTCAGTTAGACATGAAAGTGatgctgtctctgtgtgtttgtgtccagagGAGCAGGACAGGAGGTGGGACGGTCCTGCATCATCCTGGAGTTCAAGGGACCAAAGATTCTGGTCTGTTTTTAATCCCATCAGCTGCACGGTATTCAGCTTTCAGTCACCTCAGTGTgtaaaaacgtgtgtgtgttgtggttcaGCTGGACTGTGAAGCTTTGTGTTAAAGGTACTATAGTCAAGAAATCACCGGGGGGCAGTGGATTTCTTATAGGTCTGGGACCTGCTGTTGCATCAGTTCTTTTGGGTCTGGGACCCACAGTAAAGTAGGGGTGTGTGAGTCATAGGACTCGCAATAAAATTGaagaaaaacaattttatttaaaagaatttttttttaattattttacttgGGGTTGCTGCTCTAGGTGATTACCAAGTAATTAGACAGTATTGTTGAATGCTGAATGTGTTCACTACAGATGTAT encodes:
- the LOC123966979 gene encoding stonustoxin subunit beta-like, whose product is DSCWIENHSDCVSSSRVDHGGEQRLKPGLRKYFCELTLDTNTAHRNLKLSENNRKVTRVREKQPYPDHPERFDFWPQLLCRDGLTGRCYWEVEWRGGVYISVTYRRIRRRGDSRDCGFGWNDQSWSLSCSDGRYSVCHNNRETVLPLFSSSSSSSSSSSSSSNRVAVYVDCPAGTLSFYRVSSDTLIHLHTFNTTFTEPLYPGFRSWSSGSSVSLCSV